One window of the Syngnathoides biaculeatus isolate LvHL_M chromosome 11, ASM1980259v1, whole genome shotgun sequence genome contains the following:
- the gm2a gene encoding ganglioside GM2 activator — translation MNPIAVFAVALSMLGVVVLTERQHGWSESNSVKVFGFAWKNCGKPNSAAVVKTLSVSPDPISIPGDLTVSASGSTSVELRAPLNVNVTVEKEVAGFWVKIPCLDELGSCHYPDACDLLSQLIPPGQDCPEPLHTYGLPCRCPFKPGSYALPQSDFFLPFMDVPSWLSNGDYRLQGVLSDGNGEELGCLQVALSLHSK, via the exons ATGAACCCCATTGCGGTGTTTGCCGTCGCGTTGAGCATGCTGGGAGTTGTAGTTTTAACCGAAAGGCAGCACGGCTGGAGCGAAAGCAACAGCGTCAAG GTTTTTGGATTTGCGTGGAAGAACTGCGGCAAGCCGAACTCGGCGGCGGTGGTGAAGACCCTCAGCGTGTCGCCTGACCCCATCAGCATTCCCGGGGACCTGACCGTGTCCGCGTCGGGGTCCACGTCCGTGGAGCTCCGCGCGCCTCTGAAT GTTAACGTCACCGTGGAGAAGGAGGTGGCCGGTTTTTGGGTGAAGATTCCGTGTTTAGACGAGCTGGGAAGTTGTCACTATCCGGACGCCTGCGACCTTTTGAGCCAGCTGATCCCGCCCGGACAAGACTGCCCGGAACCGCTACACACCTATGGGCTGCCCTGCCGCTGCCCCTTTAAACCT GGCTCATACGCGCTGCCTCAGTCGGACTTCTTCCTGCCCTTCATGGACGTCCCTTCGTGGCTCAGCAACGGGGATTATCGTCTTCAGGGGGTCCTGTCTGACGGCAACGGCGAGGAGCTGGGCTGCCTCCAGGTGGCGCTGTCCCTCCactcaaaataa